A region of Massilia sp. WG5 DNA encodes the following proteins:
- a CDS encoding DUF2059 domain-containing protein, translating into MKTPFAAIVSVLLFFPAIGVVQAAPAAAPAAVEATRQMLDAMHVRALMAQSMKQAEELMPAQMRETVSRMLQADATMNNEQKTRALQKFDAELPELVAKMHVLFSDPTLVDDMLAEIEPLYANSFTVDELHQLTAFYRSPLGRKMMANMPKLMAQSTEISNRVMMPRIQKLMSQTMQDVVGQ; encoded by the coding sequence GTGAAAACACCTTTCGCCGCCATCGTTTCCGTCCTCCTGTTCTTCCCGGCCATCGGGGTCGTACAGGCGGCGCCTGCCGCTGCACCGGCCGCGGTCGAGGCGACCCGGCAGATGCTGGATGCGATGCACGTGCGCGCATTGATGGCCCAGTCCATGAAGCAGGCCGAGGAGCTGATGCCGGCCCAGATGCGGGAGACGGTGTCGCGCATGCTCCAGGCCGACGCCACCATGAACAACGAGCAGAAGACGCGGGCGCTGCAAAAATTCGACGCCGAACTGCCGGAACTGGTCGCCAAGATGCACGTGCTGTTCTCGGACCCGACGCTGGTCGACGACATGCTGGCCGAGATCGAGCCCCTGTATGCGAACAGCTTCACGGTCGACGAACTGCACCAGCTGACCGCTTTCTACCGGTCGCCGCTGGGCCGCAAGATGATGGCGAACATGCCCAAGCTGATGGCGCAAAGTACGGAAATCAGCAACCGCGTGATGATGCCGCGGATTCAGAAGCTCATGAGCCAGACCATGCAAGACGTGGTCGGTCAATAA
- the serC gene encoding 3-phosphoserine/phosphohydroxythreonine transaminase — protein sequence MTQVFNFSAGPAVLPKEVLQQAASEMLDWHGSGMSVMEMSHRGPEFISIYKQAEADLRELLQVPANYKILFMQGGGLGENSLVPLNLAGRKPQPATIDFVQTGSWSSKSIKEARRYAKVNVAASGEASGFTTVPPQESWKLSADAAYLHVCTNETIDGVEFNFVPTVQGNTPLVADMSSHILSRQIDVSKYGVIFAGAQKNIGPAGLTLVIVRDDLLDSALPICPGVFNWRAVADADSMLNTPPTYAIYIAGLVFAHLKKLGGVAEMERRNIEKARLLYETLDADDFYRNRVAPECRSRMNIPFYLRDESLNDQFLAGAKARGLLQLKGHKSVGGMRASIYNAMPIEGVQALVDYLNEFAGR from the coding sequence GTGACCCAGGTTTTTAATTTCTCCGCCGGCCCAGCCGTTCTCCCGAAAGAAGTCCTGCAGCAGGCCGCCAGCGAAATGCTCGACTGGCACGGCAGCGGCATGTCGGTCATGGAGATGAGCCACCGCGGCCCCGAATTCATCTCGATCTACAAGCAGGCCGAAGCCGACCTGCGCGAGCTGCTGCAGGTTCCCGCCAACTACAAGATCCTGTTCATGCAGGGCGGCGGGCTGGGCGAGAATTCGCTGGTGCCCCTGAACCTGGCGGGACGCAAGCCCCAGCCGGCCACCATCGACTTCGTGCAGACCGGTTCGTGGTCGAGCAAGTCGATCAAGGAAGCGCGCCGTTACGCCAAGGTGAACGTCGCCGCATCCGGCGAAGCGAGCGGCTTCACCACCGTGCCGCCGCAGGAAAGCTGGAAGCTGAGCGCTGACGCCGCCTACCTGCACGTCTGCACCAACGAAACCATCGACGGCGTCGAATTCAACTTCGTGCCGACGGTGCAGGGCAATACGCCGCTGGTCGCCGACATGTCCTCGCACATCCTGTCGCGGCAGATCGACGTCTCGAAGTATGGCGTGATCTTTGCCGGCGCCCAGAAGAACATCGGCCCGGCCGGCCTGACCCTGGTGATCGTGCGCGACGACCTGCTGGACAGCGCGCTGCCGATCTGCCCCGGCGTCTTCAACTGGCGCGCGGTGGCCGATGCCGACTCGATGCTGAACACGCCGCCGACCTACGCCATCTACATCGCCGGCCTGGTATTCGCGCACCTGAAAAAGCTGGGCGGGGTGGCCGAGATGGAGCGCCGCAATATCGAAAAAGCGCGCCTGCTGTACGAGACGCTGGATGCCGACGATTTCTACCGGAATCGCGTGGCGCCCGAATGCCGTTCGCGCATGAACATACCCTTCTACCTGCGCGACGAATCCCTGAACGACCAATTCCTGGCCGGCGCCAAGGCGCGCGGGCTGCTGCAACTGAAGGGCCACAAGTCCGTCGGCGGTATGCGGGCATCGATCTACAACGCGATGCCGATCGAGGGCGTGCAAGCCCTGGTCGATTATTTGAACGAGTTTGCGG
- the gyrA gene encoding DNA gyrase subunit A produces the protein MDQFAKETIPISLEEEMRKSYLDYAMSVIVGRALPDARDGLKPVHRRVLFAMHEMNNVWNRPYLKCARVVGETMGKFHPHGDASIYDTLVRMAQDFSLRYTLVDGQGNFGSIDGDSAAAMRYTECRLDKISQELLADIDKDTVDFQPNYDGKEKEPTVLPTRIPNLLVNGSSGIAVGMATNIPPHNLSEVINGALHVLRNPDCTIDELIELIPAPDFPTAGIIYGVSGVRDGYRTGRGRVVMRAKTHFEEYGKDGGRVAIIVDELPYQVNKKSLLERIAENVRDKKLEGISDIRDESDKSGMRVVIELKRGEVPEVVLNNLYKQTQLQDTFGMNMVALVNGQPKLLNLKQMLECFLSHRREVVTRRTVFELRKARERGHMLEGLAVALANIDDFIAIIKAAPTPPVAKTELMQRAWDSSLVREMLMRTETGAAGGIDAFRPEHLPKHYGMQQDGLYKLSDEQAQEILQMRLQRLTGLEQDKIVNEYKDVMAQIADLLDILARPERVTAIIVDEMAQIKADYTENGKDSRRSAIEHNASDLETEDLITPQDMVVTLSHTGYMKSQPISEYRAQKRGGRGKQAMATKDEDWIDQLFIANTHDYMLCFSNRGRMYWLKVWEVPQGSRNSRGKPIVNMFPLQDGEKITVILPLSGENSSFPEDHYVFMSTSLGTVKKTPLRDFSNPRKAGIIAVDLDDGDFLIGAALTDGKHDVMLFSDAGKAVRFDENDVRPMGRTARGVRGMNLEEGQNVIALLVAENEQQSVLTATENGFGKRTPITEYTRHGRGTKGMIAIQTTERNGKVVAATLVDETDEIMLITTGGVLIRTRVSEIREMGRATQGVTLIAVEDGTKLSGLQRVVESDVDEVELEPAPE, from the coding sequence ATGGATCAATTCGCAAAAGAAACAATTCCAATTTCTCTGGAAGAAGAAATGCGCAAGAGCTACCTCGATTACGCGATGAGCGTGATCGTGGGCCGTGCTCTGCCGGATGCGCGCGACGGTCTCAAGCCGGTGCACCGCCGCGTGCTGTTCGCGATGCATGAGATGAACAACGTGTGGAACCGTCCTTACCTGAAGTGCGCGCGTGTGGTCGGCGAAACCATGGGTAAATTCCACCCGCACGGCGACGCGTCGATCTACGACACCCTGGTGCGCATGGCGCAGGACTTCTCGCTGCGCTACACGCTGGTGGACGGGCAGGGCAACTTCGGTTCCATCGACGGCGACAGCGCCGCGGCGATGCGTTACACCGAGTGCCGCCTCGACAAGATCTCCCAGGAACTGCTGGCCGACATCGACAAGGACACGGTCGACTTCCAGCCGAACTATGACGGCAAGGAAAAAGAGCCGACGGTCCTGCCGACCCGCATCCCGAACCTGCTGGTGAACGGTTCCTCGGGCATCGCGGTCGGCATGGCCACCAATATCCCGCCGCACAACCTGTCCGAAGTCATCAACGGCGCGCTGCACGTGCTGCGCAACCCGGACTGCACGATCGACGAACTGATCGAGCTGATCCCGGCGCCGGACTTCCCGACCGCCGGCATCATCTACGGCGTGTCCGGCGTGCGCGACGGCTATCGCACCGGCCGCGGCCGCGTGGTGATGCGCGCCAAGACCCACTTCGAGGAATACGGCAAGGACGGCGGCCGCGTGGCCATCATCGTCGACGAGCTGCCCTACCAGGTGAACAAGAAGTCGCTGCTCGAGCGTATCGCCGAGAACGTGCGCGACAAGAAACTGGAAGGTATCTCCGACATCCGCGACGAGTCCGACAAGTCGGGCATGCGCGTGGTGATCGAGCTGAAGCGCGGCGAAGTGCCGGAAGTGGTGCTGAACAATCTGTACAAGCAGACCCAGCTGCAAGACACCTTCGGCATGAACATGGTGGCGCTGGTCAACGGCCAGCCCAAGCTGCTGAACCTGAAGCAGATGCTGGAGTGCTTCCTGTCGCACCGCCGCGAAGTGGTCACCCGCCGCACCGTGTTCGAACTGCGCAAGGCGCGCGAGCGCGGCCACATGCTGGAAGGCCTGGCCGTTGCACTGGCGAACATCGACGACTTCATCGCCATCATCAAGGCTGCGCCGACCCCGCCGGTCGCGAAGACCGAGCTGATGCAGCGCGCCTGGGATTCGTCCCTGGTGCGCGAGATGCTGATGCGTACCGAAACCGGCGCCGCCGGCGGCATCGACGCCTTCCGTCCGGAGCACCTGCCGAAGCACTACGGCATGCAGCAGGACGGCCTGTACAAGCTGTCCGACGAGCAGGCCCAGGAAATCCTGCAGATGCGCCTGCAGCGCCTGACCGGCCTCGAGCAGGACAAGATCGTCAACGAGTACAAGGACGTGATGGCGCAGATCGCCGACCTGCTCGACATCCTGGCCCGTCCGGAACGCGTCACCGCGATCATCGTCGACGAAATGGCGCAGATCAAGGCCGATTACACCGAGAACGGCAAGGACAGCCGCCGCTCGGCCATCGAGCACAATGCCAGCGACCTGGAAACCGAAGACCTGATCACCCCGCAGGACATGGTGGTGACCCTGTCGCACACCGGTTACATGAAGTCGCAGCCGATCTCGGAATACCGTGCCCAGAAGCGCGGCGGCCGCGGCAAGCAGGCGATGGCGACCAAGGACGAGGACTGGATCGACCAGCTGTTCATCGCCAACACCCACGACTACATGCTGTGCTTCAGCAACCGCGGCCGGATGTACTGGCTGAAGGTGTGGGAAGTGCCGCAGGGCTCGCGCAACTCGCGCGGCAAGCCGATCGTGAACATGTTCCCGCTGCAGGACGGCGAGAAGATCACGGTGATCCTGCCGCTGTCGGGCGAGAACTCGAGCTTCCCGGAAGATCACTACGTCTTCATGTCCACCAGCCTGGGCACCGTCAAGAAGACCCCGCTGCGCGACTTCAGCAATCCGCGCAAGGCCGGCATCATCGCGGTCGACCTGGACGACGGCGATTTCCTGATCGGCGCCGCGCTCACCGACGGCAAGCACGACGTGATGCTGTTCTCGGACGCCGGCAAGGCCGTGCGCTTCGACGAGAACGACGTGCGCCCGATGGGCCGTACCGCGCGCGGCGTGCGCGGCATGAACCTGGAAGAGGGCCAGAACGTGATCGCGCTGCTGGTCGCCGAGAACGAGCAGCAGTCGGTCCTGACGGCCACCGAGAACGGCTTCGGCAAGCGTACTCCGATCACCGAGTACACCCGCCACGGCCGCGGCACCAAGGGCATGATCGCGATCCAGACCACCGAGCGCAACGGCAAGGTGGTGGCTGCGACCCTGGTCGACGAGACCGACGAGATCATGCTGATCACGACCGGCGGCGTGCTGATCCGTACCCGCGTGTCCGAGATCCGCGAGATGGGCCGCGCGACCCAGGGCGTGACCCTGATCGCCGTCGAGGACGGCACCAAGCTGTCCGGCCTGCAGCGCGTGGTCGAGAGCGATGTCGACGAGGTCGAGCTGGAGCCGGCGCCGGAGTAA
- the ubiG gene encoding bifunctional 2-polyprenyl-6-hydroxyphenol methylase/3-demethylubiquinol 3-O-methyltransferase UbiG, producing the protein MTTQEKTANADPLEIQKFSELAHRWWDPTSEFRPLHEINPLRLEWINSRVPLAGKNVIDIGCGGGVLSESMARKGAKVTGIDLSKKALKVADLHSLESGVEVRYKLIAAEDMAAEEAGQFDVVTCMEMLEHVPDPAAIVRAAATLVKPGGHVFFSTLNRNPKSYLFAVIGAEYVLRMLPRGTHDYAKFITPAELSGFIRAAGLQLEGMKGLSYNPLTKIYSLNQDTDVNYMVACTRPL; encoded by the coding sequence ATGACTACGCAAGAAAAGACGGCCAACGCCGACCCCCTGGAAATCCAGAAGTTCAGCGAACTGGCCCACCGCTGGTGGGATCCAACGTCCGAATTCCGCCCGCTGCACGAAATCAATCCGCTGCGCCTGGAATGGATCAACTCGCGCGTGCCGCTGGCCGGCAAGAACGTGATCGACATCGGCTGCGGCGGCGGCGTGCTGTCCGAATCGATGGCGCGCAAGGGCGCCAAGGTGACCGGCATCGACCTGTCGAAGAAGGCCCTGAAGGTGGCCGACCTGCACAGCCTCGAATCCGGCGTCGAGGTCCGCTACAAGCTCATCGCGGCTGAAGACATGGCCGCCGAGGAAGCGGGCCAGTTCGACGTCGTCACCTGCATGGAAATGCTCGAGCACGTTCCCGATCCGGCCGCCATCGTGCGCGCCGCGGCGACGCTCGTGAAACCGGGCGGCCATGTATTCTTCTCGACCCTGAACCGCAATCCGAAGTCCTATCTGTTCGCGGTGATCGGCGCGGAGTACGTCCTGCGCATGCTGCCGCGCGGCACCCATGACTATGCCAAGTTCATCACCCCGGCCGAACTCTCCGGCTTCATCCGCGCCGCCGGCCTGCAGCTCGAAGGCATGAAGGGCCTGAGCTACAATCCGCTTACCAAGATCTACTCGCTGAACCAGGACACCGACGTGAACTACATGGTGGCCTGCACCAGGCCCTTGTAA
- the ompA gene encoding outer membrane protein OmpA: protein MKKLATLMLAASAAMAGSAFAQSAPPYAPLTTDIQAPKPYSAYVQDARGVIARNPFGLCWRTGYWTPADAVPGCDAPLCVPPEKLENGKCVAPPPPPVEAPAPAPAPAPAPAPVPTSEKVSYSADAFFDFDKAVLKPAGKASLDDLVSKLKDINLEVIIAVGHTDSIGTDAYNQKLSVRRAEAVKAYLQSKGVESNRIYTEGKGEKQPVADNKTAAGRAKNRRVEIEVVGTRSTQQQ from the coding sequence ATGAAAAAATTAGCAACCCTCATGCTCGCAGCTTCGGCAGCGATGGCCGGCAGTGCTTTTGCACAAAGCGCACCGCCGTATGCGCCGCTGACGACCGACATCCAGGCTCCGAAGCCCTACAGCGCTTACGTGCAGGATGCTCGCGGCGTGATTGCGCGCAATCCTTTCGGCCTGTGCTGGCGCACCGGCTACTGGACCCCGGCCGATGCAGTCCCGGGTTGCGACGCACCGCTGTGCGTGCCGCCGGAGAAACTGGAAAACGGCAAGTGCGTCGCTCCGCCGCCGCCGCCGGTCGAAGCGCCTGCTCCGGCGCCTGCCCCGGCACCGGCTCCGGCTCCGGTCCCGACCTCGGAAAAAGTGAGCTACTCGGCTGACGCCTTCTTCGACTTCGACAAAGCCGTGCTGAAGCCGGCCGGCAAGGCATCGCTGGACGACCTGGTCTCGAAGCTGAAGGACATCAACCTGGAAGTCATCATCGCCGTCGGCCACACCGACTCGATCGGCACCGATGCCTACAACCAGAAGCTGTCGGTCCGCCGCGCAGAAGCCGTCAAGGCCTACCTGCAGAGCAAGGGCGTGGAATCGAACCGCATCTACACCGAAGGCAAGGGCGAGAAGCAGCCTGTGGCCGACAACAAGACTGCCGCCGGCCGCGCCAAGAACCGCCGCGTGGAAATCGAAGTGGTCGGTACCCGCAGCACCCAGCAGCAGTAA